The Corynebacterium poyangense genome includes a window with the following:
- the ndk gene encoding nucleoside-diphosphate kinase, translated as MTERTLILIKPDGVKNGHIGEIISRIEKKGLKLVAMDLRVADRDTAEKHYAEHKDKPFFGELVEFITSAPLVAGIVEGERAIDAWRQLAGGTDPVSKATPGTIRGDFALSVGENVVHGSDSPESAEREIAIWFPNL; from the coding sequence ATGACAGAACGCACTCTGATTCTTATTAAGCCCGACGGTGTGAAGAACGGACACATCGGTGAAATTATTAGCCGCATCGAGAAAAAGGGGCTCAAGCTCGTTGCGATGGATCTGCGGGTTGCTGACCGGGACACGGCGGAAAAGCACTATGCGGAGCATAAGGACAAGCCGTTTTTTGGAGAACTGGTGGAGTTCATCACCTCCGCTCCGCTTGTTGCCGGCATCGTTGAAGGGGAGCGTGCTATCGATGCTTGGCGCCAGCTTGCTGGTGGCACTGATCCAGTAAGCAAAGCAACCCCTGGCACCATTCGTGGAGACTTCGCTCTCAGCGTCGGAGAAAATGTGGTTCACGGTTCTGATTCTCCCGAATCAGCTGAGCGGGAAATCGCTATCTGGTTCCCTAACCTCTAG
- a CDS encoding DUF4233 domain-containing protein, with amino-acid sequence MRRGKNNDNVEYGPLGPGHAPEKDPLKGVRGVQSGTLIMEAITVFLVLTVILRIDEGSYWTSFNQVYVCLVGAAHVALSFLQRYSWALIAAVILQVFVLAGGFLVHLSMGIVGVIFVLVWWYLLYLRRNLMERMKRGLLTTQHL; translated from the coding sequence ATGAGGCGCGGGAAGAATAACGACAACGTTGAATACGGTCCGCTAGGTCCAGGACATGCTCCCGAAAAAGATCCTCTTAAAGGGGTTCGGGGGGTTCAATCCGGCACCCTAATTATGGAGGCCATCACAGTTTTCCTCGTGCTGACCGTGATCCTCCGAATTGACGAAGGGAGCTACTGGACATCTTTCAACCAGGTCTACGTCTGTCTAGTAGGTGCAGCCCACGTGGCACTATCCTTTTTACAGCGCTATTCCTGGGCACTCATCGCCGCCGTCATCTTACAGGTGTTTGTCCTTGCTGGAGGTTTCCTCGTTCACCTATCTATGGGAATCGTGGGTGTTATTTTCGTCCTGGTATGGTGGTATTTGCTCTATCTGCGCCGCAACCTCATGGAAAGAATGAAGCGGGGTCTGTTAACCACTCAACACCTCTAA
- the folC gene encoding bifunctional tetrahydrofolate synthase/dihydrofolate synthase, translating to MHDKVELTDHGLSLSLGDLDAQRNAPASREISEADLAELAAVEAELDTRWPETKIDPSLERMEMLMDILGSPQRAYPAIHVAGTNGKTSVVRMIDALLRAFHRRTGRTTSPHLQLVTERIAIDGIPLHPRDYVRMWREIRPYVEMVDEQCGMKMSKFEVLTAMAYAAFADAPVDVAIVETGMGGRWDATNVISADVAVITPIGLDHTDYLGDTLTDIAEEKAGIIHSRWDVSDLLTPPENIAIIAQQEPEAMKVLLEQAVAVDAAVAREGSEWGVLKSTLAVGGQQLELRGLAGDYPDIVLPLSGEHQARNAALALAAVEAFFGAAPGKALDLNTVQEGFSSVASPGRLERVRATPTTFIDAAHNPHGARALAQALDRDFEFSRLIGVVATLGDKDHIGILKELEPYLSEVVCTQNSSPRASSAADLAEEARLIFGEERVHEAAQLPGAIELAVALAEDTDIQSGSGVIITGSVVTAGEARTLFGKEPA from the coding sequence GTGCACGATAAAGTAGAGCTCACCGATCACGGGTTGAGCTTGAGCTTGGGTGATTTAGACGCTCAACGTAATGCTCCAGCATCACGAGAAATCAGCGAGGCTGATCTAGCGGAATTAGCTGCAGTGGAGGCTGAACTGGATACTCGCTGGCCGGAAACGAAGATTGATCCCAGCCTTGAGCGCATGGAGATGCTCATGGATATTTTGGGGTCACCGCAGCGGGCTTATCCGGCCATCCATGTCGCCGGTACTAATGGGAAAACCTCAGTTGTTCGGATGATAGATGCTCTGCTGCGAGCTTTTCATCGCCGTACTGGCCGGACTACGAGTCCTCATTTGCAGTTAGTCACTGAGCGAATAGCTATCGACGGGATTCCCCTTCATCCACGGGACTACGTACGAATGTGGCGAGAGATTCGACCTTATGTGGAGATGGTCGATGAACAATGCGGCATGAAAATGTCGAAGTTTGAGGTCCTCACAGCCATGGCTTATGCTGCTTTCGCTGATGCTCCGGTCGATGTTGCGATCGTTGAAACCGGGATGGGTGGGCGTTGGGATGCGACCAATGTGATTAGCGCAGACGTCGCGGTGATTACGCCTATTGGTTTGGATCACACCGACTATTTAGGGGATACCCTCACTGACATTGCTGAAGAAAAGGCGGGGATTATTCATTCGCGCTGGGATGTCAGTGATTTATTGACACCGCCAGAAAATATCGCGATTATCGCGCAGCAGGAACCCGAAGCAATGAAGGTTCTCCTAGAGCAGGCGGTTGCTGTTGATGCCGCAGTTGCCCGAGAAGGCAGTGAGTGGGGGGTACTTAAGTCCACCCTTGCGGTGGGCGGACAGCAGCTGGAGTTACGGGGATTAGCTGGAGATTATCCGGATATTGTGTTACCCCTGTCCGGCGAACACCAAGCCCGGAACGCGGCCCTAGCTTTAGCGGCGGTAGAAGCTTTCTTTGGGGCTGCACCGGGGAAGGCGCTGGATCTTAATACGGTGCAAGAAGGTTTTTCCTCAGTAGCATCCCCCGGGCGGTTAGAACGGGTGCGGGCTACTCCCACCACTTTTATTGATGCAGCTCATAATCCTCACGGCGCCCGAGCTCTAGCCCAAGCGCTGGATCGAGATTTTGAATTCAGCAGGCTTATTGGTGTAGTTGCGACGCTAGGGGATAAGGACCACATCGGTATTTTGAAAGAGCTTGAACCCTACCTCAGCGAGGTTGTCTGCACTCAGAATTCCTCTCCGCGAGCCTCCAGCGCTGCTGATTTGGCAGAAGAAGCTCGGCTGATTTTTGGTGAAGAACGAGTCCATGAAGCAGCTCAGCTTCCGGGTGCCATAGAACTAGCTGTAGCGTTGGCCGAAGACACCGATATCCAATCTGGATCCGGCGTCATTATCACCGGATCCGTGGTGACGGCAGGGGAAGCTCGCACCCTGTTTGGAAAGGAGCCTGCATGA
- a CDS encoding valine--tRNA ligase encodes MAKNRADALPKSWEPQVYETEVYQRWVDRGYFTADVSSSKPPFSIVLPPPNVTGQLHIGHAFDHTLADAIVRRKRMQGYEVLWLPGMDHAGIATQTKVEAMLQKKEGKSRWDYDREAFIDKVWEWKRQYGGTITSQMRALGDSLDWSRERFTLDEGLSNAVLTIFKQLYDHGLIYRAHRLVNWSPVLETAVSDIEVVYQDVEGELVSFRYGSMNDNEPHVVVATTRIETMLGDVAIAVHPDDERYHHLVGQELPHPFRDDLSLKIIADDYVDPEFGTGAVKITPAHDPNDYAMGLRHNLDMPNIMDKKGRIADTGTRFDGLSREEARTEICEALREQGRIVKEIRPYVHSVGHSERSGEAIEPRLSLQWYVKVAELAKMSGDAVRQGDTVIHPTSLEPRYFDWVDDMHDWCISRQLWWGHRIPIWYGPNGEVVCVGPDEEPPSGEGWEQDPDVLDTWFSSALWPFSTLGWPDSTDDLQRFYPTSVLVTAYDILFFWVARMMMFGTFSGKTTPELLGTADSGRPQVPFKDLYLHGLVRDEHGRKMSKSLGNGIDPLDWVERFGADALRFALARGANPGIDLPLGEDAAHSSRNFATKLFNATRFALMNGATVGELPDRSALTDADRWVLDELEAVRSSVDSYLDNYQFAKASEELYQFTWGTFCDWYLEIAKVQIPREGEDERGRNTQVVLGRVLNVLLKLLHPVMPFVTEVLWMALTEEESITISAWPTSEDTNGGVAPDERAARRMKDLEKLVTELRRFRSDQGVKPSQKVPALMDLAAVDLADQEDVIRSLARVEKEEENFTASATVEVRLSQGTLDVALDTSGTVDVAAERTRLEKDLAKARKELETTAKKLGNDNFLNKAPAHVVEKIRERQQVAQEECERISQRLEALS; translated from the coding sequence ATGGCGAAGAATCGGGCAGACGCTCTGCCAAAGTCCTGGGAACCCCAGGTTTATGAGACCGAGGTGTACCAGCGGTGGGTAGATCGCGGCTACTTCACCGCAGACGTGTCTAGCTCCAAACCGCCATTTTCCATTGTGTTGCCGCCCCCTAATGTGACCGGGCAACTCCATATCGGACACGCCTTTGACCACACCTTGGCGGACGCTATTGTTCGCCGCAAGCGGATGCAAGGCTATGAAGTGCTATGGCTGCCGGGAATGGACCACGCCGGCATTGCTACCCAAACCAAAGTAGAAGCCATGCTCCAGAAGAAGGAGGGGAAATCCCGATGGGACTATGATCGGGAAGCCTTCATAGACAAAGTATGGGAGTGGAAACGTCAATACGGCGGAACCATTACCAGTCAGATGCGCGCCTTGGGTGATTCCTTGGATTGGTCCCGGGAACGTTTCACCCTTGATGAAGGTCTCAGCAATGCGGTATTAACTATCTTCAAGCAGCTATATGACCACGGATTAATTTATCGTGCTCATCGGCTGGTGAATTGGTCTCCCGTCTTAGAAACAGCAGTCAGCGATATTGAAGTTGTTTATCAGGACGTGGAAGGTGAACTTGTTAGTTTCCGCTACGGCTCAATGAATGATAATGAGCCTCATGTGGTGGTAGCAACTACCCGGATAGAAACCATGCTGGGGGACGTAGCCATTGCCGTCCACCCCGATGACGAACGTTATCACCATTTAGTGGGCCAGGAATTACCTCACCCTTTCCGGGATGATCTCAGTCTCAAGATCATTGCCGATGACTATGTGGATCCTGAATTTGGCACGGGGGCTGTGAAGATCACCCCAGCTCACGATCCCAATGACTATGCCATGGGGCTTCGGCATAACCTGGATATGCCGAACATCATGGATAAGAAGGGGCGGATAGCTGATACGGGGACTCGTTTTGATGGGCTAAGCAGAGAAGAAGCCCGAACCGAGATTTGCGAAGCATTACGCGAACAAGGCCGGATTGTGAAAGAAATCCGCCCCTATGTTCACTCAGTGGGGCATTCCGAGCGGTCTGGAGAAGCTATTGAACCTCGTCTGAGCTTGCAGTGGTATGTCAAGGTTGCTGAGCTGGCGAAAATGTCCGGAGACGCAGTCCGTCAAGGAGATACAGTTATTCACCCGACGAGCCTGGAGCCGCGATATTTTGACTGGGTCGATGATATGCATGATTGGTGTATCTCCCGGCAGCTGTGGTGGGGACACCGCATTCCTATTTGGTATGGGCCCAATGGAGAAGTTGTGTGCGTTGGCCCAGATGAAGAACCGCCGAGTGGTGAAGGTTGGGAGCAAGATCCCGATGTCCTTGATACCTGGTTCTCTTCTGCGCTATGGCCCTTTTCCACTCTAGGGTGGCCGGATAGCACCGACGACCTCCAGCGTTTCTACCCCACCTCGGTGCTAGTAACCGCCTATGACATCCTCTTCTTCTGGGTAGCCCGGATGATGATGTTCGGTACATTTTCCGGAAAGACCACCCCGGAGCTATTAGGCACAGCCGACAGTGGTCGTCCCCAGGTCCCCTTCAAAGATCTCTACCTCCACGGGTTGGTGCGCGACGAGCACGGTCGGAAGATGTCTAAGTCTTTAGGTAACGGCATTGATCCCTTGGATTGGGTGGAACGGTTTGGTGCTGATGCTCTTCGCTTTGCTTTGGCGAGAGGGGCCAACCCAGGTATTGATTTGCCACTCGGTGAAGATGCCGCTCATTCTTCCCGTAACTTTGCCACCAAGCTCTTTAACGCCACCCGATTTGCCCTGATGAATGGTGCAACCGTGGGTGAACTGCCGGATCGTTCCGCGCTGACAGACGCTGACCGTTGGGTGCTTGATGAATTAGAAGCTGTCCGAAGCTCGGTCGATTCCTATTTGGATAACTACCAATTTGCTAAGGCTAGCGAGGAACTTTATCAATTTACCTGGGGAACATTCTGCGATTGGTATCTAGAAATTGCCAAGGTACAGATTCCTCGTGAGGGTGAGGATGAGCGCGGTCGCAACACCCAAGTGGTGTTGGGGCGTGTGCTCAATGTGCTGTTGAAGCTCCTACACCCCGTTATGCCTTTTGTGACTGAGGTGTTGTGGATGGCGTTAACGGAGGAAGAATCCATTACTATTTCAGCCTGGCCTACCTCCGAGGACACCAATGGTGGAGTGGCACCAGATGAGCGGGCTGCTCGACGAATGAAAGATCTCGAGAAACTCGTTACTGAATTGCGTCGTTTCCGTTCGGATCAAGGAGTGAAACCCTCGCAGAAAGTTCCCGCCTTGATGGATTTAGCGGCGGTGGATTTAGCTGATCAAGAAGATGTGATCAGATCCTTGGCTCGGGTGGAGAAGGAAGAAGAAAATTTCACCGCCTCCGCAACGGTGGAAGTTCGCCTAAGTCAGGGAACGTTGGACGTGGCCCTGGATACTTCTGGCACCGTCGATGTCGCTGCAGAGCGGACCCGTCTGGAAAAGGATCTTGCCAAGGCTCGCAAGGAGTTGGAGACTACAGCGAAGAAATTGGGTAATGATAATTTCTTGAATAAAGCTCCAGCTCACGTGGTGGAAAAGATTCGGGAACGGCAGCAGGTAGCTCAGGAAGAATGTGAGCGAATTAGCCAACGTTTGGAGGCTTTGAGCTAG
- a CDS encoding Hsp70 family protein, which produces MRFGIDFGTTRTVIAAVDRGNYPVVNVADHYGDPEEYIPTVVALDSAGKIRVGWEALYADSPTLIRSFKRLLSGGQVNSQTPVDCGDETRSLGDILQAYAHAVVRCLLAFQHQQADYSTPEVVLGVPANAPSAQRLLTVDAFRSAGVEVIGLVNEPSAAAFEYTHRHAGTLNSKRRSIIVYDLGGGTFDVSLLRIHGHHHEVVASRGISRLGGDDFDEVLAELTLKAAHRDEDAFGRGARRRLLDEVRSAKEALKPQSKRLVMELNDEDIIIPVDTFYHAITPLIEQSLEATQPLVGAESSLVDTDIAGIYLVGGATALPLVPRMLRERYGRRVHRSPLPTASTAVGLAIAADPSSEYLLSDRRSRGIGVFREMDAGQAVSFDPLLAPGSAQGGTHITRRYRAAHNIGWFRYVEYVNIDESYAPGDLALLTEVLVPFDPALRRSDVHLSQEQLRDIPVTRTGPGPLVEETLSIDNDGIAQIKIVLPEENWSMDLSAH; this is translated from the coding sequence ATGCGTTTCGGCATTGATTTTGGTACCACCCGCACGGTAATTGCTGCTGTTGATCGAGGAAATTATCCGGTCGTCAACGTGGCAGACCATTATGGCGACCCGGAGGAGTACATCCCCACCGTGGTCGCCTTAGATTCTGCCGGAAAAATACGGGTGGGGTGGGAGGCGCTCTATGCTGATTCCCCTACCCTGATCCGCAGTTTTAAGCGCCTGCTGTCAGGTGGTCAGGTAAATTCCCAAACTCCGGTGGATTGTGGTGACGAGACCCGTAGTTTGGGCGATATTCTTCAGGCCTATGCCCACGCTGTGGTGCGCTGTCTTCTAGCTTTCCAACACCAGCAGGCAGACTACTCCACTCCGGAAGTTGTATTGGGTGTGCCCGCCAATGCGCCTAGCGCTCAGCGGCTGTTGACTGTTGATGCATTCCGAAGCGCTGGGGTAGAGGTGATTGGGCTCGTCAACGAGCCAAGTGCAGCGGCTTTTGAATATACGCACCGACACGCTGGGACCTTAAACTCTAAGCGTCGAAGCATTATTGTCTATGATCTCGGTGGCGGTACTTTCGATGTCTCCTTGCTCCGAATTCATGGACACCATCATGAGGTTGTAGCTTCCCGCGGGATTTCTCGCCTCGGGGGAGACGACTTTGATGAGGTCTTAGCTGAACTCACGCTCAAAGCGGCGCATCGGGATGAAGACGCGTTTGGGCGTGGTGCACGTCGACGGCTTCTCGATGAGGTTCGCAGTGCCAAGGAAGCATTAAAACCGCAGTCTAAGCGGCTAGTCATGGAACTAAACGATGAAGATATCATCATTCCAGTAGACACTTTTTATCACGCCATCACTCCGCTGATTGAACAGTCACTTGAGGCCACCCAACCACTTGTGGGGGCAGAATCTTCCCTCGTGGACACTGATATCGCTGGAATTTATTTAGTAGGTGGGGCTACCGCTTTGCCTCTAGTGCCGAGAATGCTGCGCGAAAGATACGGACGTCGGGTACACCGATCACCCCTTCCTACCGCTTCGACCGCTGTGGGTCTAGCCATTGCGGCGGACCCCAGTTCTGAATACCTTCTTTCTGATCGGCGCTCCCGAGGTATCGGGGTTTTCCGTGAAATGGATGCTGGCCAGGCGGTCAGTTTTGATCCGCTGCTGGCACCTGGTTCAGCTCAGGGAGGGACGCACATTACCCGACGGTACCGGGCGGCACATAATATTGGATGGTTCCGGTACGTAGAGTATGTCAATATTGATGAATCCTATGCGCCGGGAGATTTAGCTCTCCTCACCGAGGTGCTGGTGCCCTTTGATCCCGCCTTAAGAAGATCCGACGTTCACCTCAGCCAGGAACAGCTTCGAGACATTCCCGTCACCCGGACGGGTCCGGGACCGTTGGTCGAAGAAACCCTCTCAATAGATAATGACGGGATTGCTCAAATCAAAATTGTGCTTCCTGAAGAAAATTGGTCAATGGACCTGAGTGCCCATTAA
- a CDS encoding malate dehydrogenase: protein MSMAPKKIAVTGAAGQIAYSLLWRVANGDVYGQDTPIELSLLEIPDAMGAVEGVAMELHDSAFSLLRNITITDKADEAFDGVSAAFLVGAKPRGKGEERSALLGANGKIFGPQGKAINDHAADDVRVLVVGNPANTNCLIAQHAAPDVPADRFTAMMRLDHNRSLSQLAEKLNVTTSDIENVVVWGNHSATQFPDITYATVQGKPLTELVDHTWYTDEFIPRVAKRGAEIIEVRGKSSAASAASAAVDHMHDWINGTRGWVTAAVVSDGSYGVEEGLVAGLPTRAVNGRWEIIPDLEINDFQRARIDANVQELREEKEAVKDLLG from the coding sequence ATGAGTATGGCTCCCAAGAAGATCGCGGTAACCGGTGCTGCCGGCCAGATTGCTTATTCCCTACTGTGGCGTGTAGCCAATGGCGATGTTTACGGCCAGGACACCCCTATTGAGCTTTCTCTTTTGGAAATTCCCGACGCTATGGGAGCGGTCGAAGGCGTGGCTATGGAGTTGCATGACTCCGCATTCTCGCTGCTGCGTAATATCACTATCACCGATAAGGCAGACGAAGCTTTTGATGGTGTTTCAGCTGCATTCCTGGTTGGTGCGAAACCACGTGGCAAGGGTGAGGAACGATCCGCTCTCCTCGGAGCAAACGGCAAGATCTTTGGCCCGCAGGGTAAAGCCATCAATGACCATGCGGCAGATGATGTTCGAGTGCTGGTGGTGGGTAACCCAGCCAACACGAATTGCTTGATTGCGCAGCATGCTGCCCCCGATGTTCCAGCAGATCGCTTCACCGCAATGATGCGTCTGGACCACAACCGTTCTCTGTCTCAGCTAGCTGAAAAACTCAACGTAACCACCTCCGATATCGAAAATGTGGTGGTATGGGGCAACCATTCGGCCACCCAGTTCCCCGATATCACCTACGCCACGGTGCAAGGTAAACCGTTGACTGAGTTGGTTGATCACACCTGGTATACCGACGAGTTCATTCCCCGCGTTGCCAAGCGCGGTGCCGAGATCATTGAGGTTCGAGGGAAATCATCTGCTGCGTCTGCTGCGTCTGCCGCCGTAGACCACATGCATGATTGGATCAACGGCACTCGCGGTTGGGTAACTGCTGCCGTGGTGTCTGACGGTTCCTACGGAGTGGAGGAAGGCCTAGTGGCTGGGCTTCCGACCCGAGCTGTGAACGGTCGCTGGGAAATCATTCCGGACCTGGAGATTAATGATTTCCAGCGGGCCCGCATTGACGCCAATGTGCAGGAACTACGGGAAGAAAAGGAAGCGGTTAAGGACCTGCTGGGCTAA
- a CDS encoding TetR/AcrR family transcriptional regulator, with protein MNIDEAIDGGTEGAVSPSDVVDVALELFAKKGYSDAKLEAIATKSGMSKRMIHYHFGNKRGLYLRSLTEAVHRAYPDPKELELDSSVPVEGVRKMVDAIWTHMVSHPKELTLLVGESLHNNAKLKNSAPLADASELTLHLDKLLMLGQDAGAFRPGISAEDVFTLITSFAYYRVSLDSVMKNLLDIDMDRPENLSGMHRLVMDTVLAFLTSNIPATGQSSYLTPEVSDEPQSAAEIYFSDGEFN; from the coding sequence ATGAATATTGATGAAGCCATCGACGGCGGCACCGAAGGCGCAGTGTCTCCTAGTGATGTCGTTGATGTCGCTTTAGAGCTATTCGCAAAAAAGGGATATTCCGATGCAAAATTAGAGGCTATTGCCACGAAATCTGGCATGTCGAAGCGCATGATCCATTACCATTTCGGAAATAAACGTGGATTATATTTGCGTTCTCTCACTGAAGCAGTTCATCGCGCTTATCCAGATCCTAAAGAATTAGAATTAGATAGCTCTGTGCCGGTTGAGGGAGTCCGGAAAATGGTCGACGCTATCTGGACGCACATGGTTTCTCATCCCAAGGAACTCACCCTATTAGTGGGTGAAAGCCTGCACAATAACGCTAAATTAAAAAACTCAGCGCCCTTGGCTGACGCCTCAGAATTGACTCTTCACCTTGACAAATTACTGATGCTAGGCCAAGACGCTGGAGCTTTCCGTCCCGGAATCTCGGCCGAGGATGTTTTCACGCTTATTACTTCTTTCGCTTATTACCGGGTGTCTTTGGACTCCGTGATGAAGAATCTTTTAGATATTGACATGGATCGTCCCGAAAATCTCTCCGGTATGCACCGGTTAGTGATGGACACCGTGCTAGCTTTCTTGACGTCCAATATCCCGGCGACCGGACAATCAAGTTACCTCACTCCGGAGGTTAGCGATGAACCACAGTCAGCTGCAGAAATCTATTTTTCTGACGGCGAATTTAACTAA
- a CDS encoding TrkH family potassium uptake protein, whose protein sequence is MIGSKPRLSPQTRVCWGFAGLVCLGTLFLSTPWASAGPEPVPVPDALFTATSAVSLTGLVTVDTGTVWSTAGRVTIALLIQFGGLGFMTMASLLTLAISGRLGLSQNEDAQAEGRGVDHGEVVWVVRSTILFTLGVELFIAAVLALRFSLAYPHSGILEPLWFGIFHAISSFNNAGFALQSDNMISFNTDPFILLPLALSLIIGGIGFPVLLELARRFRWYFFNHGQRRRWSLTARFTFIGTLSLIVAGTLLVLLAEWRGALSTFGNQYHLKFLNAFFAGVSPRTAGFNALDYANFHPSTLLGTDILMVIGGGTGGTAGGVKVTTAAVLGAAVLAEIRGFNSTTLGARRVPSETIRRALALLTLSLLLIVGAVTTLLFLAPQFTTDQIVFEVCSAFATVGLSTGITPDLPFSAQAVIICLMFAGRVGPLVLATAFASRNKPRYYDYPEERPSLG, encoded by the coding sequence ATGATCGGATCTAAACCGAGGCTGTCTCCCCAGACCCGAGTGTGTTGGGGTTTCGCCGGATTAGTGTGCCTAGGCACGCTGTTTTTGTCGACGCCGTGGGCCAGTGCCGGACCCGAACCCGTGCCCGTGCCCGATGCTCTTTTTACCGCGACGTCCGCCGTCAGCCTCACCGGGCTAGTAACTGTCGATACTGGGACTGTTTGGTCCACTGCTGGCCGCGTGACCATTGCCCTGTTAATCCAATTCGGTGGTTTAGGGTTCATGACTATGGCCTCCCTGTTGACGCTTGCGATCTCTGGGCGGCTAGGGCTTAGTCAAAATGAAGATGCCCAAGCCGAAGGCCGCGGAGTTGATCACGGTGAGGTGGTCTGGGTGGTGCGATCCACCATCCTCTTCACCCTCGGAGTAGAACTGTTTATCGCCGCGGTTCTGGCCTTAAGGTTTTCTCTCGCCTATCCGCATTCAGGGATTCTGGAGCCACTATGGTTTGGTATCTTCCACGCTATTTCCAGTTTCAACAACGCCGGTTTTGCACTGCAAAGCGATAATATGATCAGTTTTAATACTGATCCCTTTATCTTGCTGCCTCTAGCATTGTCCCTCATTATCGGCGGTATAGGCTTTCCAGTCTTATTAGAATTAGCACGCCGTTTCCGCTGGTATTTCTTCAACCACGGCCAGCGTCGTCGTTGGAGTTTAACGGCACGCTTTACTTTTATCGGAACGCTTAGCCTCATTGTCGCCGGAACGCTATTAGTATTACTGGCAGAATGGCGCGGCGCTCTGAGTACGTTCGGCAATCAATATCACCTAAAGTTTCTCAACGCATTTTTTGCCGGAGTCAGCCCGCGTACCGCCGGATTCAATGCTCTCGACTATGCCAATTTCCACCCTTCCACCCTGCTAGGAACCGATATCCTCATGGTCATCGGTGGAGGTACCGGAGGTACCGCCGGTGGCGTCAAAGTCACCACTGCGGCAGTCCTAGGAGCCGCCGTCCTAGCTGAAATTCGTGGTTTTAATTCCACCACTCTCGGAGCCCGTCGAGTTCCTTCAGAAACTATTCGCCGAGCTTTAGCTCTCCTAACTCTCTCCTTGCTCTTAATTGTCGGCGCAGTAACCACGCTACTTTTCCTTGCGCCACAATTTACGACGGACCAAATTGTGTTTGAGGTGTGTAGCGCCTTTGCTACCGTCGGACTTTCTACCGGAATAACTCCGGATCTACCTTTTAGTGCCCAAGCGGTTATTATCTGTCTTATGTTCGCTGGTCGCGTGGGACCTTTGGTGCTGGCAACAGCCTTCGCCTCACGCAATAAACCCCGCTATTACGACTATCCCGAGGAGCGTCCTTCTCTTGGCTGA
- a CDS encoding potassium channel family protein encodes MFLPGSGSESNPVIILGMGRFGQALGEELQARRVEVLAVDADQRRVQELADDFDHIVCADTTQPSTLRQLGVADAKRVVIAIGSDLEASILTASAVIDLGVPSVWAKADSPAHEKILRQIGVHHIVMPEADTGRRVAHLMDGQVADFIEFDPGFALAKMVVPKHAAGKTSREIRAQGAGVAVVAVRRDGGAYTLPSPQEPLLSGDLVVMAGAADDLEEFAAG; translated from the coding sequence ATATTCCTTCCCGGTAGTGGTTCAGAATCCAATCCGGTCATCATTCTAGGGATGGGCCGCTTTGGCCAAGCCCTAGGTGAGGAATTACAGGCTCGGCGAGTAGAAGTGTTGGCGGTAGATGCCGACCAGCGTCGGGTGCAAGAACTTGCCGATGATTTCGACCATATTGTCTGCGCTGACACCACCCAACCATCTACTCTCAGGCAACTCGGAGTAGCAGATGCAAAACGCGTAGTTATTGCTATTGGATCAGATCTGGAAGCCTCTATTCTGACCGCGTCTGCTGTTATCGACCTTGGCGTGCCCTCGGTGTGGGCAAAGGCAGATAGTCCAGCGCATGAAAAAATTCTGCGGCAAATTGGAGTCCACCATATTGTGATGCCGGAGGCTGATACTGGACGTCGCGTAGCCCATTTGATGGACGGTCAAGTAGCAGACTTTATTGAATTTGATCCGGGATTTGCGCTAGCCAAAATGGTTGTTCCAAAACACGCGGCTGGAAAGACCTCCCGGGAAATTAGAGCCCAAGGTGCAGGTGTCGCTGTGGTGGCGGTGCGTCGAGATGGTGGCGCATATACGTTGCCATCACCCCAAGAACCACTCCTCAGTGGCGATCTCGTGGTGATGGCTGGAGCTGCCGATGACCTTGAGGAATTTGCCGCTGGCTAG